The following nucleotide sequence is from Thermococcus sp..
ATGGATATAGTCAGGGGGCTGAACCTTGAAGAGGAAGAGCGTCCAGATAAGGAAGTTCATGCTGATTGACTCGGCCTACAAGTCGAGGGTCCTCCGGGGAGACAAGGTCACCACGATACGCTACGGGGACTACGAGGCTAGGCCGGGGAGCGAGGTCTACCTCGTCGTGACCCCCAGCGACACCGCCATAGCGAAGGTCAGGATAACCCACGTTGAAAAGAAGAAGGTCAGGGATCTGACCAATGAAGACGCCAAACTCGACGGCTTCTCCGATGTTAAAGAGCTCCTTCGTGAGCTAAACAGAATATACGGCGAACTCTACGGCGACGACGAGGTTACTATCATTGGTTTCGAAGTCATAAAGCGCTTCGAGGACGGGATTCCCCTCAAATGGCTCAAGGGACTCAACTACCGCGAGCCGGCTGAAATAGCGCGCCTCTACCTTGAAAACCGGGAGAAACTCAACCTCAACCGCGAGACGGACTTCATAATGCGCCGCATCTACAACGAGGGCCTTGGGAAAGCCGTGAGAACCTTCGGGCCGAAAAAAGTTCAGCAGGCGCTCCTCAAGACCTACCACGCCCTCTACGCGGCGGGGGTCATCTAACCCCCAATCCCGTCGGTGCCCCTCTCCCACGGAAAAGCTTTTTTACCGTCTCGACCTTCTTAGAGTGCCATGAAGCGGTTCAAACTCGGGAACGATTTCATCGCCCTCACAGTGGTCCTCTTTGTGATCCTCTCCCTCCAGGCACTCGGGGCCTTCAGGGGGGTAAACGAGTGGGTTAACTTGGCCCTTCCGATGATAGACACTCCTCTGATGAACTTTCTGACGGCACTTGGGGGCGACGTATTCCTGGCGCTCTTCGTGGCCTTTGCCCTCCTGACCGAGTGGAGGGAGAGCGGCAGGGTTTCCCGGAACACGCTGGTTTTCATCCTCGCCGTTGCCGTCGGCCTTGCCGCCGTTGGTGCACTTAAGTTTCTCTTTGCAGAACCCAGGCCGAGACCATACGGGCCAGGAATAGGGGGCTACGCCTTTCCCTCCGGCCATACCTTCAGGGCAGCGATAATAGCGGCCTACGCCTCCGACCGCTGGAAGAGGTACGCCCCAATCGCGTGGGCCTACGCAGTTGGAATTGCTCTCACAAGGCTCTTCCTTCACTATCACTGGTTCAGCGACGTCCTCTTCAGCCTGCTCTTCGCCCCCTGGCTCTACCTCCTGCTGAAATCGCTCCTCGGGGTGGACTCGGAATGAACAGCTTTCTTGAGGTTTTCCTCCTCTCGCTGATACCGACCTTCGAAGGAAGGTACGCGATAGTCTACGGCATAGGTATGGGCTATCCCCTCTGGGAGACGCTTTTAGCGGCTTCCCTCGGCGTCCTGACGCTCTCGCTTTTCCTCCCCGCGGTTTTGCCCCACATAGACCGCTTTATGCTCTGGCTCGAAAAAACGCCCCTGCGTAAGGTGGCGCACCTCTACCTTTACTACATCGAGCGCGTCAGGAGGAAGGCTCATCCCTACGTCGAGAAGTGGGGCTTCATCGGGCTGACGATATTCGTGGCTATCCCGCTCCCGGGAACCGGCGTCTGGACCGGCGCTCTGGCGGCCTACCTGCTTGCCATAGAAAAGAAACAGACGGTTCCAGCTCTGATCCTCGGCGGTCTTCTGAGCATGGCGATAACTCTGGGGCCGGCATTGGGGCTGTTTGGGTGAAAGAGGGAAAAATCAAGCAAGCTCCTTTCCCATCGTCTCCTCTCCCAGCGCCAGGACGTCCAGAGCGCCGATTATCGCAACGACGGCTATAACCAGAACCGCCAGGGCGGCGCTCCCGACTTCCATTATCCTCCCCGCGAGTATCGGCGCTATTCCGCCGCCTATCCTGGCCATCGCCCCGGCCCAGCC
It contains:
- a CDS encoding COG2426 family protein, yielding MNSFLEVFLLSLIPTFEGRYAIVYGIGMGYPLWETLLAASLGVLTLSLFLPAVLPHIDRFMLWLEKTPLRKVAHLYLYYIERVRRKAHPYVEKWGFIGLTIFVAIPLPGTGVWTGALAAYLLAIEKKQTVPALILGGLLSMAITLGPALGLFG
- a CDS encoding phosphatase PAP2 family protein, whose protein sequence is MKRFKLGNDFIALTVVLFVILSLQALGAFRGVNEWVNLALPMIDTPLMNFLTALGGDVFLALFVAFALLTEWRESGRVSRNTLVFILAVAVGLAAVGALKFLFAEPRPRPYGPGIGGYAFPSGHTFRAAIIAAYASDRWKRYAPIAWAYAVGIALTRLFLHYHWFSDVLFSLLFAPWLYLLLKSLLGVDSE
- a CDS encoding ASCH domain-containing protein encodes the protein MKRKSVQIRKFMLIDSAYKSRVLRGDKVTTIRYGDYEARPGSEVYLVVTPSDTAIAKVRITHVEKKKVRDLTNEDAKLDGFSDVKELLRELNRIYGELYGDDEVTIIGFEVIKRFEDGIPLKWLKGLNYREPAEIARLYLENREKLNLNRETDFIMRRIYNEGLGKAVRTFGPKKVQQALLKTYHALYAAGVI